From the Thermococcus celericrescens genome, one window contains:
- a CDS encoding biotin/lipoyl-containing protein, with product AATPAPAGEGAVTAPMPGKILRILVREGEQVKTGQGLVVLEAMKMENEIPAPKDGVVKKILVKEGDTVDTGQALIELG from the coding sequence GGCAGCGACTCCGGCTCCCGCCGGCGAAGGTGCCGTGACGGCCCCAATGCCGGGTAAGATTCTGAGAATTCTCGTGAGGGAGGGCGAGCAGGTCAAAACTGGACAGGGGTTAGTGGTCTTGGAAGCAATGAAGATGGAAAACGAAATCCCCGCTCCAAAGGACGGAGTGGTTAAGAAGATCCTCGTCAAAGAGGGCGACACCGTGGACACCGGACAGGCACTAATAGAGCTAGGGTGA